A window of the Macaca nemestrina isolate mMacNem1 chromosome X, mMacNem.hap1, whole genome shotgun sequence genome harbors these coding sequences:
- the LOC105468441 gene encoding putative testis-expressed protein 13C has protein sequence MAMNFGDHASGFRHNDVIRFINNEVLRNGGGPAFYVAFRSRPWNEVEDRLRAIVADPRVPRAIKRACTWSALALSVRVAARQREQLLYQVRRLQGHVEERQATSWALTSQLQQLRLEHEEAATQLHLTQAALQQALNERDGLCGRLREVERSMQVYPMPQDFVPGPEAGQYGPVAGTLNAEQSEAVATEALGMPHSEAQIAAPTAMFYMPEPQSGWVQGMQPLLPMQVPHPVPFHVPSPMGLPYSTPLPPPVVMESAAAVAPQMPPVGIYPPGLWATVGSQEETAPLWDQRCHGQDGYPENFQGVYHPGDNRSCSQKEGSECPQGMTSQGDSSSHSLKKDPVMQQGTAPPEFSNSHSLKKDPVVPKEMISLGDSNSHSMKKDQVMPKEIVPLGDSNSHSLKKNPVVPKEMVPLGDSSSHHLKKDPVMPQKMVPLEDSNSHSLKKDPMMCQEMVPLGDNSHSLKKDPVVPQGTAPLMFSRRRSLKKEPVMPKEMVPLGDSNSHSLKKDPVVPQGTAPLTFSRRHSLKKEPVMPKEMVPLGDSNSHSMKKDPVMPQKVVPLGDSNSHSLKKDPVVPQGTAPLILSRRHSLKKEPVMLKEMVSLGDSNNQSLKKDPVVPQGTASLGFSGSHSLKKDLVMSKEMVPLGDSNNHSLKKDPVMPKEMVPLGDSNSHSLKKDPVVHQEMVPLGDSKSHSLNNDIVTPKEMVPLGHSDSHSLKKDLVVHEEMFPLGDSNSHSLKKDPVVHQEMFPLGDSNSHSLKKDPLMPKEMVPLGDSNSHSLKKDPVVHQEMVPLGDSNSHSLKKHPVIPQGTALLRFSKSHSQMEDQERPQATPLEDSKSHGVKSSPWKHQPQGQKVKQRKRKKASESQQQKPASCSSPVNWACPWCNALNFPRHKACYKCKRVRMPVENGSTDPA, from the coding sequence ATGGCGATGAATTTTGGGGACCATGCCAGCGGTTTCCGCCACAATGATGTGATCAGGTTCATCAACAATGAAGTCCTCAGGAACGGCGGCGGCCCAGCCTTTTACGTGGCCTTCCGCTCGCGGCCATGGAACGAGGTAGAGGACCGGCTTCGGGCCATTGTGGCCGACCCGCGGGTGCCGCGCGCCATCAAGAGGGCCTGCACCTGGAGCGCATTGGCTTTGAGCGTGCGAGTGGCCGCGAGGCAGCGGGAGCAGCTGCTGTACCAGGTTCGGCGGCTGCAAGGGCATGTGGAGGAGCGCCAggcgacctcctgggctctaacCTCCCAGCTGCAGCAGCTGCGCCTGGAGCATGAGGAGGCGGCAACACAGCTGCACCTCACGCAGGCTGCCCTGCAGCAGGCGCTGAATGAGCGTGATGGGTTATGTGGGAGGCTGCGCGAAGTTGAGAGATCCATGCAGGTCTATCCGATGCCGCAGGATTTTGTACCTGGTCCAGAAGCCGGCCAGTATGGGCCTGTGGCCGGGACTTTAAATGCAGAACAGAGTGAGGCGGTGGCCACAGAGGCACTGGGAATGCCACATTCGGAAGCCCAGATAGCAGCCCCAACAGCTATGTTTTACATGCCTGAACCCCAGAGTGGCTGGGTCCAGGGCATGCAACCCCTTCTGCCAATGCAGGTGCCTCATCCAGTCCCATTCCATGTGCCTTCACCAATGGGACTGCCATACTCAACACCTCTACCACCTCCGGTAGTAATGGAATCAGCAGCAGCAGTTGCACCACAGATGCCTCCTGTGGGGATCTATCCACCTGGTCTTTGGGCCACAGTGGGGTCCCAGGAGGAGACTGCCCCTCTGTGGGACCAGAGGTGCCATGGCCAGGATGGATATCCTGAGAATTTCCAGGGGGTATATCACCCAGGGGATAACAGAAGCTGCAGCCAAAAGGAAGGTTCTGAGTGTCCCCAAGGAATGACCTCCCAAGGGGacagcagcagccacagcctgAAGAAAGATCCAGTGATGCAGCAGGGCACAGCTCCTCCAGAGTTCAGCAACAGCCACAGCCTGAAGAAAGATCCAGTTGTGCCCAAGGAGATGATCTCCCTGGGGGACAGCAACAGCCACAGCATGAAGAAAGATCAAGTGATGCCCAAGGAGATTGTCCCCCTAGGGGACAGCAACAGCCACAGCCTGAAGAAAAATCCAGTTGTGCCCAAGGAGATGGTCCCCCTGGGAGATAGCAGCAGCCACCACCTGAAGAAAGATCCAGTGATGCCCCAGAAGATGGTCCCCCTGGAGGACAGCAACAGCCACAGTCTGAAGAAAGATCCAATGATGTGCCAGGAGATGGTCCCCCTGGGGGACAACAGTCATAGCCTGAAGAAAGATCCAGTGGTGCCCCAGGGCACAGCTCCCCTGATGTTTAGCAGGAGGCGCAGCCTGAAGAAAGAGCCAGTGATGCCCAAGGAGATGGTCCCCCTGGGAGACAGCAACAGCCATAGCCTGAAGAAAGATCCAGTGGTGCCCCAGGGCACAGCTCCCCTGACGTTTAGCAGGAGACACAGCCTGAAGAAAGAGCCAGTGATGCCCAAGGAGATGGTCCCCCTGGGGGACAGCAACAGTCACAGCATGAAGAAAGATCCAGTGATGCCCCAGAAGGTGGTCCCCCTGGGGGACAGCAATAGCCATAGCCTGAAGAAAGATCCAGTGGTGCCCCAGGGCACAGCTCCCCTGATCTTAAGCAGGAGACACAGCCTGAAGAAAGAGCCAGTGATGCTCAAGGAGATGGTCTCCCTGGGGGACAGTAACAACCAAAGCCTGAAGAAAGATCCAGTGGTGCCCCAGGGGACAGCCTCCCTGGGATTTAGCGGGAGCCACAGCCTGAAGAAAGACTTAGTGATGTCCAAGGAGATGGTCCCCCTGGGGGACAGCAACAACCATAGCCTGAAGAAAGATCCAGTGATGCCCAAGGAGATGGTCCCCCTAGGGGACAGCAACAGTCACAGCCTGAAGAAAGATCCAGTGGTGCACCAGGAGATGGTCCCCTTGGGGGACAGCAAGAGTCACAGCCTGAATAACGATATAGTGACACCCAAGGAGATGGTCCCCCTAGGGCACAGCGACAGCCATAGCCTGAAGAAAGATCTAGTGGTGCACGAGGAGATGTTCCCCCTGGGGGACAGCAACAGCCACAGCCTGAAGAAAGATCCAGTGGTGCACCAGGAGATGTTCCCCCTGGGGGACAGCAACAGCCACAGCCTGAAGAAAGATCCACTGATGCCCAAGGAGATGGTCCCCCTAGGGGACAGCAACAGTCACAGCCTGAAGAAAGATCCAGTGGTACACCAGGAGATGGTCCCCCTGGGGGACAGCAACAGCCACAGCCTGAAGAAACATCCAGTGATTCCCCAGGGCACAGCCTTGCTGAGGTTTAGCAAGAGCCACAGCCAGATGGAAGATCAGGAGAGGCCCCAGGCAACACCTCTGGAGGATAGCAAGAGCCATGGTGTGAAAAGTAGCCCATGGAAACACCAGCCTCAGGGGCAGAAGGTCAAGCAACGAAAAAGGAAAAAGGCCTCAGAATCCCAGCAACAGAAGCCTGCCTCATGCTCCAGCCCAGTGAATTGGGCCTGCCCATGGTGTAATGCCTTGAATTTTCCACGGCACAAGGCCTGCTATAAATGCAAGAGAGTCCGTATGCCAGTTGAGAATGGCAGCACTGACCCAGCATAA